TTCATGCACCAAACAGCTCTAACTCCAGTGGGcgttctcctcctttctttAAGCCGTCACGGGTTGTATCAGAGTGATGTTATCACCCTTCAACAATATACGTCCTAAAGTCAGAAGTCAGCGCTGTTGGTTGTAACAAAAGAAGGAATGTGAGATAGGGCGCTGGTAAAACATACCGAGTTCTCTCCGTGGGGGAACCTCCTTTCCGGGCTTAGCACCACAGTCATACACTTCTTCGGCGTCATCCAAAACCACGTTCATGAACTCATCAAAACCCTGGTTTCATTCCCAGGTTAGTTATGTCATCATTCAGTCAATTGGGCAGAAAATTGGACTCACAATGATGTACGCTTCGATACGGAAGTCGTTGTTGTCGTAAAGCCAAATTGCGACACGGTTGTGCTGTCAGACGAGAGCATCAGCTTTTCGAATCTTTTGATTGCCTATCACATCGAAAGACAGACCTTTTGAAGGTGGGAGAaaatgatgttgatgggCTATATGCTGATGATCAGAAGGAATCCTCTCGGCAAACGAGCAGCATAACACACCTGAACCATCACTTTTCGGCCAGACATCTTgacttttttctttcttcttaGGGGGTCGGGTTTAGAGAGTGTAATTCGCCGTGTTTGTGGCTATGTGGATGCTGAAAATCTGGTTGTTTATGCAGGTTATACCGTACTGAAGTATCTCGTTCGAATTGACCAGAGTCCGCGGAGCATGCGACGAAGAGTGCAAAGTATTCCATTACGTAACATGATCACTTAATTCGACCTCCACTTTGGGATATTGACTTTTCGAGCTTTGGACCAGCAGTCGAGCTGGCcgatttcttcttcgttggATATTTGCAGGTAAACactcttttttctccaccATATATTCAGCATGGCAGCCCGCAAGCACAAGATCCACGTTCCGTGTACCTCTGCAAACATTGGCCCGGGGTTCGACGTCTGCGGCATcgctctttccctctctctttccctcgtTGTCACCATCCCTTCTGCGTCGTCTGGCGCCGAATCGTTGCCCAAGATCATCTACACCGGTCTTGACTCCGATAAcgttcctctttctccctaTAAAAACCTTTTGACTAGAGTAGCCCTCTATGTCCTCCGAGCAAACGGTATCACCACTTTTCCTCCTGGAGTGACCATTGAGGCTCACAACGAAATCCCGTTCGGACGTGGTCTTGGTTCCTCAGGAGCCGCGGTCATTGCCGGTGTCCTTCTCGGTGACTTACTCGGTAACCTCAATCTCCCCAAATCCCGTTTGCTTGACTTTGCCCTCATGGTTGAGCGACATCCGGACAATGTTACTGCTGCGCTTATGGGTGGTTTCGTTGGCTCTTATCTTCGTGAGCTTTCTCCTGAGGACATGTCCGCTGCCAGCATCCCTCTGGCAGAGGTGCTCCCAGAGTATCCCCCAGATGCCGGACCCGACTGGGGTAAGAGCCCCCCTCAGCCCCCTCACGGTATTGGGCACTTTGTGAGGTTCGGATGGGCGAAGGAGATCAAGGCGATCGCCGTGTCTCCCAGGTTTGAGCTGGCTACTGCCAAGGCTAGGGGTGTATTGCCAGAAAGCTACTCTAGGAAGGACATGGTGAGATTTAAATTGCCTTTGGTTGCTTTTCTGTTCTGACTCCTTCGTAGATCTTCAACCTTCAAAGATTAGCCGTGCTTACTACCGCTTTGGCTCGATCTCCGCCCGACCCTGACCTCATCTACGATGCCATGGGTGACCGTGTCCATCAGCCTTACCGAATGACCCTCGTATGGCGCTCCTTCTATCCTCATTACAATGCTGAGACTGATATGACATGGTGCAGATCCCCGGTCTTCCCAAAATTCTTTCCACCCTTACTCCCACTTCCCATCCGGGTCTCCTAGGTATCTGTCTTTCGGGAGCTGGTCCTACCATTCTCGCTCTTGCCACCCACAACTTCGAGGCTATCGCCGACGAGATTGAGAGAATATTCGGAGATGAGCAGGTTTTGGTCGACCATAAGGTTTTGGATATTGACGAGAAGGGAAGTTGGGTTGAGGATATCACAGAAGCTTAAGAGGTTGGGATTGTTGCAGTATAAAACGCGGATATATAAGCATTGCATGGCTACTTACTGGAACTGCGTTCCAAAATGTGAGTAATTACGCTGGAAGTCATCTCTGTAAATATTTGATCGGGCAATTGTGCTGCATCATTCGCATAAATAGGGGCACTGCTCGGCCTCGGGAGGGTTTTTGGTTTCAGGCGCAGAACTTCAAAGATGAAACTGGCCGAAAACCAACCACTGCTGATCACTGCTAACCCTATCAAGATATAGGAAATTTACAAGCTGCATTTGGAGGAGTGACAGTTATTGATCTGTACGACAAAATTCAATAGCCCGTCTCGTTGTAATAAATCAATTCTTTTTGGATTCTTCACTTCACACGAGGGTCTCTGTCCTAGAGGTCCTTTATTTTCTTACCAAAGCCTTCAACTGATGCCGTCCTGTCGAATGGAACCACTATGAAAGTAAATTATGGCGAGATGCGTCGACCTAGTGATGCTTTGTATCTTTGTTATGATTGTAGCATCAGCTATAATCATACGAGTACAAATAACATGTCGTCGCTCCTTTTTAATGCAGTTTCACTGTGACATATCCCTGAGTGACCCTGTTAAAACCTCCATCCCCTCCCTAGGCCCAGTCTCTTCTATCTCCTGCTCAATCCTTTCCAACCTCTCCGCATCCCCACTCTCGCCCACCACTCCTGGAGGAAGCATTTTCCCCAACGCCCAATTAAGATAAGCCGCTCGTCCAAGTTCCCAAGCTTTGGTATGTTCgccagaagaaggtggtAAGCCGGTTGAAGTcgggatggggatgataTCGAGGGGAATGAGAGCGGACTGGAGGGATGTAAGTGTTGTTTGAAGTTGGGCGGCGCGTGTTGGTAGAGGATTGACTTTGGGAGAAGTCGATTCAGCATTGGCAAGCTTACTAAATTGATGGAACGTACGACCAGCAGAATCGATGATTTCTTTCACGAATCCCACCTGTGCTTGACGTTGTTTCAGTACTTCTATCCGCCGGTcaagcttcttttcagCGATTTCTAGACGCTGAGATACCAGTCGGGCCTTTGGCGATGCAAATAAGCGTCGCAACAGCGAGGGATAGCCGGAAGGGACTCACTTGTTCAACCTCCGTGCGCAACTTATCAAGCTTCATCTGTAGCCCATCTTGTCCCCCAAGTTGTGTCGCGACGTATTCTCCCCGAGAGAAATCCAAACCCTTCTGCCACGGCTACTAAATCGTCAGCTCAAGGAATTTTTCGGTTCTGATACTCGACTCACTAAGACTACTTCTAAGTCGGGTGAGAACTCAAAAGGATTTCGCAGTAGCCATGAGGTGAACATATCAAAGGCTTTATCCACATGTGTCTCTAACAGCGTTTCTAGAGCATGCAGACCCTAGAATGACAAATGATCAGTTACTTGATCATAGGGGCTTATTCCAACGTTCATTAAACGGCCTTGCGCTTACGTGAATCAGCTCGGCTCTAGATTTAGAATCCTTCGCTACCGTGTTTGTCCAATTGTCTATACTAGTCACCGCATTATACATCTCTAAACGGGCAGTCTCCGTAAGATCTGCACCGAGGTTTTTAGGGTTGAAGCCTACAAGCTGATACCTCTAATATTAGCTTGTTTCTAATTTACCGGTGGGCACCATTGCCTAACAGCAGACCCACTTCATGGATGAGCTTTGCTTGTTCCTCTTGAGTTAAGGGCTGTCGCTCTGTTGGCTCATACAAATATCCCGGCGTGAGACTTTCGGGGATATCCGCAGGCGGGATGGAGTCGAGGGTAGTCTTGCTGGAACTAGCTGCTGGAGGTTTGCCAGTTCGACTGGAGACTGATTTTCTTGGGGCCATGCTAGGATGTAGCTGTGTTCAAAATAAGAACGGGGAGATGAGATGCAGGATGTAGAGATAATGATGAATGCTGGTCCGCGCTGGTGATTGCTTGCTTGCAAGAAGTGGTTGTTTGTTTTGATTTAACGCGTGCGGAATCAGGCCGAAGATTAAAATGATGCTGCTGATGATTATCAGAATTCCACGTCATCATTGttgattcttcttcttcttctgctgctgctgctgctgctgttgtcgTCGCGTCGTCGAAGCTcgaagctgctgctgttgttaCAACGGTCAGCTACGGCGAGTAATTACAGCGAAGTTCGTGAATACCGTGTAtttcacttcttcctctgtaACTTtccaaggaagaggataaCTGTGAGAAGGGTATTATGAAGGTTACCAAGCCCAACTGGGTGGAACATACCGGTAAGCCGTTGTTTTCAATGGAGAGTGCTCGCTAATCTTTTTTGGTTGCAGtgggggagaagaaagccaAAACAGCCATCTACAGCATTTCTGTACATCCAGATGGTACCCGATTGGCAACAGGTGGCCTAGGTGCGTGGATTTATTCAATAGTTTGTCTATTCTAATGTGAGGCCTGGTTTCAATTGGTAGACCATAAAGTTAAGATATGGTCGACGCTGCCTATTCTCGACGTGGAagcagagaaggaagaagaaaacccTAAGCTGTTATGCACGATGTCTTCCCATACCGGTTAATATCGTTTTTAAACTAGTACGACAAGGCAACTTTGCTGATGGAGACGCCAGGATCTGTGCTGTCCGTGAGGTGGGCTCACCACGGAAGATTCCTAGCGACAGGATCAGATGACCAGGTTATTATGATATGGGGTCTTGATCCGTACGTAGAGCCTTTCTTTCACCGAtagaaaggaaaaaaaaaaaaacgctGATCAATGCTTCGGGGCCAGTGATGGAGGTGGTCGACTTTGGGGTTCTGACGAAATTAATGTCGAAAATTGGAAGGCTTTAACGCGATTGGTTGGGCATGTAGCAGGTATGAGACTGtcacatcctccttctcattTGGCGTTTGACATTAATGTCCTATTTCAGATGTTGTGGATCTAGCTTGGTCAAGGGACGACACCATGTTGGCATCCGTCGGCCTTGACAGTACTGTCTGGATTTGGGATGGCTTGACATTTGGTAGGACTCTTCTACACTTTTTATTTTGATCAAGCTGAAGGATCATTTCTTACAGAACGACTGAGGAAACTTGATTTACATCAGGGATTTGTTAAAGGAGTTTGTTGGGATCCTGTTGGGAATTACCTTGCTACCCAGGCGAGTCTAAATTGCTGCGCAGTTTTATGACAATTCTAACACGTTCATCACTCCTAGTCCGACGACAAGACGGTGAAGATCTGGAACACTGAGGACTGGTCATTAGCTGAAACCATTTCCAAACCGTTCGAGACATCACCGCAAAGCACATTCTTCCGAAGATTGAGCTGGTCGCCTGACGGTGCTTTCATCGCAGCGTCCAATGCTATGAATGGACCAGTGTTTGTTGCTGCGGTGATTGATCGAGAGGGTTGGGCGTCGGATATTTCCTTTGTTGGACACGAAAATACAATCCAAGTGGCTGTGAGTATCCATAACTCCGTAGTGATCTGTGTTGTTCACTCGATTGTCAGGCTTTCAACCctcgcctcttctttcctgaGGGTGAACCTAAAGGAAGAGCGACGGCTTCCAGCATGCTTGCGCTTGGTGCAAACGATTTTAGCATTTCCATCTGGCGAAATACACTTTACAAGCCTTTGGTGGTGTTGAAAGATATTTTCGGAGCCGACTTGATGGACCTCTGCTGGTAAGTCTGAGCACTGCTTGCAATTGAAATGTGACCTAAATTTTATTCCTGTAGGTCAAACGACGGATATGTCTTGTACGGTTCCTCCGTTGATGGCTCAGTGTGTGCTATCCAGTTTGAACCCTCTGAGTTCACCGACCTTGCCGACTTTTCTGCGACCGAACTCGTCCTTCGAGAATACGATTACAAACCCAAACGGGCTCACCAACCTCTTGCGGTTCATTCCTCCGCTGCCTCTATCACCAACGGCTTTGGCCCCTCCACCACTACCTCCACTCATGTCAACGTCTTACAACCTAAAAAGGGCAAAGCCAAACGCCGTGTGGATCTCTCTAATGGTAACATTAACGCTGGCCCTAGTGCAGGTCCAAGCCGCCAAGCTCTTCGACCCCCACCACCAGTTGATCCATTCAGTGGACCTATACAAGGTTTTGCCAGTCCCTCGACGGCCCAAGCGTCAACAGCGAGGATGTTTGAAGATGCGCACCGAGCTTTTGGACCTGGTAGTGGAAGTATATCAGGCACCTCACCTAGAGCTGGGGACAAGAGAAAGGCCAGCGGGTCATATGAGGATCCTACGAGAGGTGTACGAGGGAGGGGCATGCCCGTACAGCAACCAATTCAGCAGTTTGAAGTCCAAATTATCCGAGCACCTATGGTGGCACCTTCTCCCTCGGATGCTGGTCCATCAAAAGCCTATCTCCCGTACCCTCAAGTACAATCAATTTTGCGGGCCCAAGCTATTGGGAATGAAAGTCGTAGTATCTATCTCGAAGCCCGAAATACTTCAGATCCGAAAGGGGAAAATGTGCTTTGCTACTTTGCAGACGGTGAACAGAGGTGGATGGATTATTTGCCGAAAGCGGCTTTGGCGGTTACTGTCACGAAGAATTTTTGTGCGGCGGCTTGCGAGGATGGTAGTCTGAGGGTGTATTCCCCTGCAGGACGATTGTGAGTCACAACCTGTGTCTGATGTGGATCACTCAGTTGATCACGGAACAGGATACTAAACATGAAATTATCG
This Cryptococcus neoformans var. neoformans JEC21 chromosome 9 sequence DNA region includes the following protein-coding sequences:
- a CDS encoding small nuclear ribonucleoprotein E, putative; protein product: MSGRKVMVQPINIIFSHLQKHNRVAIWLYDNNDFRIEAYIIGFDEFMNVVLDDAEEVYDCGAKPGKEVPPRRELGRILLKGDNITLIQPVTA
- a CDS encoding homoserine kinase, putative, coding for MAARKHKIHVPCTSANIGPGFDVCGIALSLSLSLVVTIPSASSGAESLPKIIYTGLDSDNVPLSPYKNLLTRVALYVLRANGITTFPPGVTIEAHNEIPFGRGLGSSGAAVIAGVLLGDLLGNLNLPKSRLLDFALMVERHPDNVTAALMGGFVGSYLRELSPEDMSAASIPLAEVLPEYPPDAGPDWGKSPPQPPHGIGHFVRFGWAKEIKAIAVSPRFELATAKARGVLPESYSRKDMIFNLQRLAVLTTALARSPPDPDLIYDAMGDRVHQPYRMTLIPGLPKILSTLTPTSHPGLLGICLSGAGPTILALATHNFEAIADEIERIFGDEQVLVDHKVLDIDEKGSWVEDITEA
- a CDS encoding transcription corepressor, putative, translating into MKVTKPNWVEHTVGEKKAKTAIYSISVHPDGTRLATGGLDHKVKIWSTLPILDVEAEKEEENPKLLCTMSSHTGSVLSVRWAHHGRFLATGSDDQVIMIWGLDPDGGGRLWGSDEINVENWKALTRLVGHVADVVDLAWSRDDTMLASVGLDSTVWIWDGLTFERLRKLDLHQGFVKGVCWDPVGNYLATQSDDKTVKIWNTEDWSLAETISKPFETSPQSTFFRRLSWSPDGAFIAASNAMNGPVFVAAVIDREGWASDISFVGHENTIQVAAFNPRLFFPEGEPKGRATASSMLALGANDFSISIWRNTLYKPLVVLKDIFGADLMDLCWSNDGYVLYGSSVDGSVCAIQFEPSEFTDLADFSATELVLREYDYKPKRAHQPLAVHSSAASITNGFGPSTTTSTHVNVLQPKKGKAKRRVDLSNGNINAGPSAGPSRQALRPPPPVDPFSGPIQGFASPSTAQASTARMFEDAHRAFGPGSGSISGTSPRAGDKRKASGSYEDPTRGVRGRGMPVQQPIQQFEVQIIRAPMVAPSPSDAGPSKAYLPYPQVQSILRAQAIGNESRSIYLEARNTSDPKGENVLCYFADGEQRWMDYLPKAALAVTVTKNFCAAACEDGSLRVYSPAGRLILNMKLSGLVYDLQGEDKMLLIITMDCQVRVINVRNGKAFSPPSSIHHLLFPGSSSFHSFDIISCTVRPNGVPVIITSEPQAFAYDASLHEWSTIASPPIAGIQPLPSGPSGPLSVVDQIVAKSAPVTTTEKSNAPWIEESYVMSQFEMKLRGTVLLDSKEEHKHWLLGYMKYLGDENFAERAGEVMKDLIGPVYQ
- a CDS encoding transcription corepressor, putative, translated to MKVTKPNWVEHTVGEKKAKTAIYSISVHPDGTRLATGGLDHKVKIWSTLPILDVEAEKEEENPKLLCTMSSHTGSVLSVRWAHHGRFLATGSDDQVIMIWGLDPDGGGRLWGSDEINVENWKALTRLVGHVADVVDLAWSRDDTMLASVGLDSTVWIWDGLTFERLRKLDLHQGFVKGVCWDPVGNYLATQSDDKTVKIWNTEDWSLAETISKPFETSPQSTFFRRLSWSPDGAFIAASNAMNGPVFVAAVIDREGWASDISFVGHENTIQVAAFNPRLFFPEGEPKGRATASSMLALGANDFSISIWRNTLYKPLVVLKDIFGADLMDLCWSNDGYVLYGSSVDGSVCAIQFEPSEFTDLADFSATELVLREYDYKPKRAHQPLAVHSSAASITNGFGPSTTTSTHVNVLQPKKGKAKRRVDLSNGNINAGPSAGPSRQALRPPPPVDPFSGPIQGFASPSTAQASTARMFEDAHRAFGPGSGSISGTSPRAGDKRKASGSYEDPTRGVRGRGMPVQQPIQQFEVQIIRAPMVAPSPSDAGPSKAYLPYPQVQSILRAQAIGNESRSIYLEARNTSDPKGENVLCYFADGEQRWMDYLPKAALAVTVTKNFCAAACEDGSLRVYSPAGRLILNMKLSGLVYDLQGEDKMLLIITMDCQVRVINVRNGKAFSPPSSIHHLLFPGSSSFHSFDIISCTVRPNGVPVIITSEPQAFAYDASLHEWSTIASPPIAGIQPLPSGPSGPLSVVDQIVAKSAPVTTTEKSNAPWIEESYVMSQFEMKLRGTVLLDSKEEHKHWLLGYMKYLGDENFAERAGEVMKDLIGPVYHQSKPTGWEPKLLGVDKREIAAEVLDVLSKTLQGKNVASVWYDVLDKMKADEGSW